One stretch of Lysobacter sp. KIS68-7 DNA includes these proteins:
- a CDS encoding outer membrane beta-barrel protein has product MKKQVIAAAILLAASFGAFAAEPSYTYAQVGVARNTLELDSNTNMDFDGWNVSGSYEFAKDFHAFGGYQKTSNNDILDMDLEEGQIGLGWHPSIADNADAIVELSYINQRVEASAFGVSAHDSANGYKASVGFRSAFNDVIVGTLKANYTDGSDLDSEFTPSFGLEARFSPMWSVVGEAEVGRDIKRYTVGVRASF; this is encoded by the coding sequence ATGAAGAAGCAAGTCATCGCGGCCGCGATCCTCCTCGCCGCGTCGTTCGGCGCGTTCGCTGCCGAACCGAGCTACACCTACGCCCAGGTCGGCGTCGCGCGCAACACGCTCGAGCTGGACAGCAACACGAACATGGACTTCGACGGCTGGAACGTCAGCGGCTCGTACGAGTTCGCCAAGGACTTCCACGCCTTCGGCGGTTACCAGAAGACCAGCAACAACGACATCCTCGACATGGACCTGGAAGAAGGCCAGATCGGCCTCGGCTGGCATCCGTCCATCGCCGACAACGCCGATGCGATCGTCGAGTTGAGCTACATCAACCAGCGCGTCGAAGCGTCGGCGTTCGGCGTCAGCGCGCACGACAGCGCCAACGGCTACAAGGCGTCGGTCGGCTTCCGCTCCGCGTTCAACGACGTCATCGTCGGCACGCTGAAGGCCAACTACACCGACGGCTCGGACCTGGACAGCGAGTTCACGCCGTCCTTCGGCCTGGAAGCGCGCTTCAGCCCGATGTGGTCGGTCGTCGGCGAAGCCGAAGTCGGCCGCGACATCAAGCGTTACACGGTCGGCGTCCGCGCGAGCTTCTGA
- a CDS encoding YiiD C-terminal domain-containing protein, giving the protein MTHTLSGHLLEHLDAHYRGMPPVAAMQVSIAGYDGERLRLHAPLSHNVNDKGCAFGGSLSSLMTLAAWGLVTLHVQSAGMEADVFVADSAVRYLAPLFEDLQAEAHAAPEADWHAFLATLAERGKARTELVARVTLPDGRDAATFRARFVAFRKG; this is encoded by the coding sequence ATGACGCACACGCTGTCCGGACACCTCCTCGAACATCTCGACGCCCACTACCGCGGCATGCCGCCGGTCGCCGCGATGCAGGTCTCCATCGCCGGCTACGACGGCGAGCGCCTGCGCCTGCATGCGCCGCTCTCCCACAACGTCAACGACAAGGGCTGCGCGTTCGGGGGAAGCCTCTCCTCGCTGATGACGCTCGCCGCCTGGGGACTGGTGACGCTGCACGTGCAGAGCGCCGGCATGGAAGCGGATGTCTTCGTCGCCGACAGCGCCGTGCGCTATCTCGCGCCCTTGTTCGAAGACCTGCAGGCCGAGGCCCACGCGGCGCCGGAGGCCGACTGGCACGCCTTCCTGGCCACGCTCGCCGAGCGCGGCAAGGCGCGCACCGAACTCGTCGCCCGCGTCACGCTTCCCGACGGCCGCGATGCGGCCACCTTCCGCGCGCGGTTCGTCGCATTCCGCAAAGGGTAG
- a CDS encoding NAD(P)/FAD-dependent oxidoreductase, whose amino-acid sequence MDAVPHVVIVGGGFAGLWATRGLASAPVRITLIDRGNHHLFQPLLYQVATAGLSAPDIAAPLRHILRRQRNATVLMGEVVAIDKAGKQVRLSNGDAIAYDALVVCTGATHAYFGHDEWAPHAPGLKTLDDALAIRRRVLCAFERAEAERDPARRTAWLTFAVVGGGPTGVELAGTLAEISRHTLRKEFRNIDPGDARVMLLEAGPRVLATFPEALSAKATAQLSKLGVDVRTGVPVAGIDAEGFALGEERIAARTVLWAAGVAASPLARTLDVPLDRAGRVAVRTEDLTLPDHPDIFVAGDLATLQRADGRPVPGVAPAAKQMGTHIANVLRARFAGKPAPAPFRYRDFGNLATIGRRAAVVDLHGWKFSGYPAWVFWLTAHVFFLIGFRNRVVVLLDWAMAYWTYQRNARIVLGKEPPR is encoded by the coding sequence ATGGATGCAGTGCCCCACGTAGTCATCGTCGGCGGCGGATTTGCGGGCCTGTGGGCCACGCGCGGGCTTGCCAGCGCGCCGGTGCGCATCACGCTGATCGATCGCGGCAACCACCATCTGTTCCAGCCGCTGCTTTACCAAGTCGCCACGGCGGGCTTATCCGCGCCGGATATCGCCGCGCCCCTGCGCCACATCCTGCGCCGACAACGCAACGCGACCGTGTTGATGGGCGAGGTGGTCGCGATCGACAAGGCAGGCAAGCAGGTGCGCCTGTCGAACGGCGATGCGATCGCCTACGACGCGCTCGTCGTGTGCACCGGTGCGACGCATGCGTATTTCGGCCACGACGAGTGGGCCCCGCACGCGCCGGGGCTGAAGACGCTCGACGATGCGCTGGCGATCCGTCGTCGCGTCTTGTGCGCCTTCGAACGCGCGGAAGCCGAGCGCGATCCTGCGCGTCGCACTGCGTGGCTCACCTTCGCGGTAGTCGGTGGCGGTCCGACGGGCGTCGAGCTCGCCGGCACGCTGGCCGAGATCTCACGGCACACGCTGCGCAAGGAATTCCGCAACATCGATCCGGGCGACGCGCGCGTGATGCTGCTCGAGGCGGGGCCGCGCGTGCTCGCGACGTTCCCGGAGGCGCTGTCGGCAAAGGCGACCGCGCAGTTGTCGAAGCTCGGCGTCGACGTGCGCACGGGCGTTCCGGTGGCGGGGATCGACGCCGAAGGCTTCGCGCTCGGCGAAGAACGTATCGCGGCGCGCACCGTGTTGTGGGCCGCGGGCGTGGCGGCATCACCGCTCGCGCGCACGCTCGACGTGCCGCTCGATCGCGCCGGTCGCGTGGCGGTGCGCACGGAAGACCTCACGTTGCCGGACCACCCGGACATCTTCGTCGCGGGCGACCTGGCGACGCTGCAACGCGCGGATGGCCGTCCCGTACCCGGTGTCGCGCCTGCCGCGAAGCAGATGGGCACGCACATCGCCAACGTGTTGCGCGCACGCTTCGCAGGCAAACCCGCGCCGGCGCCATTCCGCTATCGCGACTTCGGCAACCTCGCCACGATCGGGCGCCGCGCGGCGGTGGTCGACCTGCACGGCTGGAAGTTCTCGGGCTATCCCGCGTGGGTGTTCTGGCTCACGGCGCACGTGTTCTTCCTGATCGGCTTCCGCAATCGCGTCGTGGTGCTCCTCGACTGGGCGATGGCGTACTGGACCTACCAGCGCAATGCGCGAATCGTGCTGGGCAAGGAACCGCCCCGCTGA
- a CDS encoding rhodanese-like domain-containing protein produces the protein MNLEELLGFATRHMTLALALVGLTIGIIYVEVARLFRSYKALRPAALTALINRENALVIDLSSTSEFEKGHIPGSKNVVQSQFDPENKQLANAKSLPVVAVCRTGQASAGAAKRLKQAGFEHVYWLDGGIQAWQQADLPLVKGR, from the coding sequence GTGAATCTTGAAGAATTGCTGGGTTTCGCGACCCGCCACATGACGCTCGCCCTGGCCCTGGTGGGCCTGACGATCGGCATCATCTATGTCGAAGTCGCCCGCTTGTTCCGCAGCTACAAGGCGTTGCGGCCGGCGGCACTGACCGCGCTGATCAACCGCGAGAACGCGCTGGTCATCGACCTGTCGTCCACGTCCGAGTTCGAGAAGGGCCACATCCCCGGCAGCAAGAACGTGGTGCAAAGCCAGTTCGATCCGGAGAACAAGCAGCTCGCGAACGCGAAGTCGCTCCCGGTCGTGGCGGTGTGTCGCACGGGCCAGGCCTCGGCGGGCGCGGCCAAGCGCCTGAAGCAGGCCGGCTTCGAACACGTGTATTGGCTCGACGGCGGTATCCAGGCCTGGCAGCAGGCCGACCTTCCCTTGGTGAAAGGCCGCTGA
- a CDS encoding uroporphyrinogen-III C-methyltransferase: MIDSNDAPDTPTSSPTPAANRSRAPLALLALLLLALAGAWGWREWRIRAESDRAAADDASQRLSAIEARMDALRNEQRTNTQRLQQAEATNRLLRDELLGIGQRAALLEDSVSKLADPDRHGAQALRLDEVEMLLGMAQQRLQLASDLDGAKRAYALAAGLLDGVDDPAYLSLKQTLAQERGALDEAHVDPARTAASKLSAIERALPALPITASTSGTQARAWWERILSRLVDVRPSDRAQLRSASDRAAGLEALAIEFTLARAALERRDTTAWRDALARADAWLPRLWPDSPALRAQRASLQGLRAQALAVSSPVLGTTLVQLRSMRAR; encoded by the coding sequence GTGATCGACTCCAACGACGCTCCCGACACCCCCACCTCCTCGCCCACGCCTGCGGCGAATCGCAGCCGCGCGCCGCTCGCATTGCTTGCGTTGCTGCTGCTCGCCCTCGCGGGTGCCTGGGGCTGGCGCGAATGGCGCATCCGCGCAGAATCCGACCGCGCCGCCGCCGACGATGCATCGCAGCGACTCAGCGCAATCGAGGCGCGCATGGACGCGTTGCGCAACGAACAGCGCACCAACACGCAACGCCTGCAGCAGGCCGAAGCCACCAATCGTTTGCTGCGCGACGAACTGCTCGGCATCGGACAACGCGCCGCCTTGCTGGAAGACAGCGTGTCCAAGCTCGCCGATCCCGATCGCCACGGCGCGCAGGCGCTGCGGTTGGATGAAGTGGAAATGCTGCTCGGCATGGCGCAACAACGATTGCAGCTCGCCTCCGACCTGGACGGCGCGAAGCGCGCGTATGCGCTCGCGGCCGGACTGCTCGATGGCGTGGACGACCCCGCTTACCTGAGCCTCAAGCAGACGCTGGCGCAGGAGCGCGGCGCACTCGATGAGGCGCACGTGGATCCCGCACGCACGGCGGCGTCGAAGCTGTCGGCGATCGAACGCGCGTTGCCCGCGTTGCCGATCACGGCGTCGACTTCGGGCACGCAAGCGCGCGCGTGGTGGGAACGCATCCTTTCGCGCCTGGTCGACGTGCGACCGAGCGACCGCGCACAACTGCGTTCCGCATCGGATCGGGCCGCCGGCCTGGAAGCACTCGCCATCGAATTCACGCTCGCGCGTGCAGCCTTGGAGCGTCGCGACACCACGGCATGGCGCGACGCCCTCGCACGCGCCGATGCCTGGCTGCCGCGCCTGTGGCCCGACTCGCCCGCGTTGCGCGCGCAACGCGCGAGCCTGCAGGGACTGCGCGCGCAGGCGCTTGCGGTGTCCTCCCCGGTGCTGGGCACCACGCTCGTGCAATTGCGGTCGATGCGCGCCCGCTGA
- a CDS encoding uroporphyrinogen-III synthase, with protein MRATAKPQPPAWYVISLRPVGQHGSVRRAAAQAGLACIALSTMRIAPQDDARTQAALGKALAAPFVVFTSPNAVRCASALASLRGARGRRVFAIGAGTAAALRRAGIAGVQVPPRADSDALLALDALQDVGGRRVGLVTAPGGRDRIAPGLRARGAEVVRADVYAREAQAPMPRAWNALRAVRGKLAIALSSGDALDTLMAHVPGDLRGRLLGARILAGSERLADIAQRHGFDDIRVAEGARPAELLAVVRDGRPRRAIR; from the coding sequence ATGCGCGCGACCGCGAAACCGCAACCGCCGGCATGGTACGTGATCTCCCTGCGCCCGGTCGGGCAGCACGGGAGCGTCCGCCGTGCGGCCGCCCAGGCGGGCCTGGCCTGCATCGCGCTGTCGACGATGCGCATCGCACCGCAGGACGATGCGCGCACCCAAGCGGCCTTGGGGAAGGCGCTCGCCGCACCTTTCGTCGTGTTCACGAGTCCGAACGCCGTGCGGTGCGCATCGGCGCTGGCATCGCTGCGCGGCGCGCGCGGTCGTCGGGTGTTCGCGATCGGTGCCGGCACGGCTGCGGCCTTGCGTCGCGCCGGCATCGCTGGTGTCCAGGTGCCGCCGCGCGCGGATAGCGACGCGTTGCTTGCACTCGATGCGCTGCAGGACGTCGGCGGTCGGCGTGTCGGCCTGGTCACCGCGCCCGGGGGCCGCGATCGCATCGCGCCAGGCCTGCGTGCGCGCGGCGCCGAGGTCGTGCGCGCCGATGTCTATGCGCGCGAAGCACAGGCGCCCATGCCGCGCGCCTGGAACGCCCTGCGCGCCGTTCGCGGCAAGCTCGCCATCGCCTTGAGCAGCGGCGATGCGCTGGACACGCTGATGGCGCACGTACCCGGGGACTTGCGTGGCCGTCTGCTCGGCGCGCGCATCCTCGCGGGCAGCGAGCGCCTGGCCGACATCGCGCAGCGCCATGGCTTCGACGACATCCGCGTGGCAGAGGGCGCCCGACCCGCCGAACTGCTCGCGGTCGTGCGTGACGGCCGGCCACGACGCGCCATCCGTTAG
- the secB gene encoding protein-export chaperone SecB — MSDETPTGALQGQQAGATFAVEKIYVKDVSFEAPGAPQVFNEPGQPELQMNLNQKVQRLSDTAFEVVLGITLTCNMAGKTAYLAEVQQAGVFTLAGFEDAGVDAMLGTQCPNLLYPYAAATVANLIQAGGFPPFFMQPINFEGLYAENLRQRAMQASGNADLGGTETVGNA; from the coding sequence ATGTCCGATGAGACCCCCACCGGCGCCCTCCAGGGCCAGCAGGCAGGCGCGACCTTTGCGGTCGAGAAGATCTACGTCAAGGATGTCTCGTTCGAGGCGCCGGGCGCCCCGCAGGTGTTCAACGAGCCGGGCCAGCCCGAGCTGCAGATGAACCTCAACCAGAAGGTGCAGCGCCTGAGCGACACGGCGTTCGAAGTCGTCCTCGGCATCACGCTCACCTGCAACATGGCCGGCAAGACCGCGTACCTGGCCGAAGTGCAGCAGGCCGGCGTGTTCACGCTGGCGGGCTTCGAGGACGCCGGTGTCGACGCGATGCTCGGCACGCAGTGCCCGAACCTGTTGTATCCCTACGCCGCGGCGACGGTGGCCAACCTGATCCAGGCCGGCGGCTTCCCGCCCTTCTTCATGCAGCCGATCAATTTCGAAGGCCTGTATGCGGAAAACCTGCGCCAGCGCGCCATGCAGGCCTCCGGCAACGCCGACCTCGGCGGCACGGAGACGGTCGGAAACGCCTGA
- a CDS encoding NAD(P)H-dependent glycerol-3-phosphate dehydrogenase: MATVEPIQPLSVAVLGAGSWGTALAALIARHGHRTVLWGRDAKAIAALAATHENARYLPGVALPESLEATDDMAKALAGCDLVLVVVPSHAFAETLRALAPHRPAHAGVSWATKGFEPGSGRFLHEVAAEVLGDVPVAVVTGPSFAKEVAQGLPTALTVHGSSQGFSQQVADVLHGPAFRAYTGDDMLGAELGGAMKNVLAVATGVADGMQLGLNARAGMITRGLNEMLRLNAAIGGKAETLMGLAGLGDLVLTCTGDLSRNRRLGLALGRGQSIEDAVREIGQVVESIQTADEVMRQAERHGIELPITSAVQSVLHGELTPGKALQLLMSRDQKPEYPSGLFE; this comes from the coding sequence ATGGCGACGGTCGAACCGATACAACCGCTTTCGGTCGCCGTCCTCGGCGCGGGCTCCTGGGGCACCGCGCTCGCTGCGCTGATCGCACGGCACGGGCATCGCACCGTGCTGTGGGGTCGCGATGCAAAAGCGATCGCCGCGCTCGCGGCGACGCACGAGAACGCGCGTTACCTCCCCGGCGTTGCGTTGCCGGAGTCCCTCGAAGCGACGGATGACATGGCCAAGGCCCTCGCGGGCTGCGACCTCGTCCTCGTCGTCGTGCCGTCGCACGCATTCGCGGAAACGCTGCGTGCGCTCGCACCGCATCGGCCCGCGCATGCGGGCGTGTCGTGGGCGACCAAGGGCTTCGAACCGGGCTCCGGGCGTTTCCTGCACGAAGTCGCGGCCGAAGTCCTCGGCGACGTGCCGGTCGCGGTGGTCACCGGGCCGTCGTTCGCGAAGGAAGTCGCGCAGGGCCTGCCCACGGCGCTGACGGTCCACGGTTCTTCGCAGGGCTTCTCGCAGCAGGTCGCCGACGTGCTGCACGGCCCCGCATTCCGCGCCTACACCGGCGACGACATGCTCGGTGCCGAACTCGGTGGCGCGATGAAGAACGTCCTCGCCGTCGCCACCGGCGTCGCCGACGGCATGCAACTCGGCCTCAACGCGCGCGCCGGCATGATCACGCGCGGCCTCAACGAAATGCTGCGCCTGAACGCCGCGATCGGCGGCAAGGCGGAAACGCTGATGGGTCTGGCAGGCCTCGGCGACCTGGTGCTCACCTGCACGGGCGACCTGTCGCGCAATCGCCGACTGGGCCTCGCGCTCGGTCGCGGGCAAAGCATCGAAGATGCCGTGCGCGAAATCGGCCAGGTCGTGGAATCCATCCAGACCGCCGACGAAGTGATGCGCCAGGCCGAACGCCATGGCATCGAACTGCCGATCACCAGCGCCGTGCAATCGGTGCTGCACGGCGAACTCACGCCGGGGAAAGCCTTGCAGCTGCTGATGTCGCGCGACCAGAAACCCGAATATCCGTCGGGGTTGTTCGAATAA
- a CDS encoding Ax21 family protein, whose product MKRSLLSLAFLAALPFAASAADGLSYNYVEGGYAKTDSVRDADGWGLNGSVAIHPNFHLFGGWSHQEFDNTNFDFDQYRFGVGYNHPVASKVDLVTRVAYEKLDAGSALDADGYSMEVGVRGAANDMFEGYAMAGWEDYEKVDGDFYGKVGAQAKFNQNWGLAGEVKFIQGGDKQWFVGPRFTW is encoded by the coding sequence ATGAAGCGTTCCCTGCTCTCCCTGGCCTTCCTTGCGGCGCTCCCCTTTGCCGCCTCCGCTGCCGACGGCCTGTCCTACAACTACGTCGAAGGCGGCTACGCCAAGACCGACTCCGTGCGCGATGCCGACGGCTGGGGCCTCAACGGCTCGGTCGCCATCCATCCCAACTTCCACCTCTTCGGCGGTTGGTCGCACCAGGAGTTCGACAACACCAACTTCGACTTCGACCAGTACCGCTTCGGCGTCGGCTACAACCATCCGGTCGCCTCGAAGGTCGACCTCGTCACGCGCGTGGCTTACGAGAAGCTCGATGCCGGCAGCGCGCTCGATGCAGATGGCTACAGCATGGAAGTCGGCGTGCGTGGCGCTGCGAACGACATGTTCGAAGGCTATGCGATGGCCGGCTGGGAAGACTACGAAAAGGTCGACGGCGACTTCTACGGCAAGGTCGGCGCGCAGGCGAAGTTCAACCAGAACTGGGGCCTCGCCGGCGAAGTGAAGTTCATCCAGGGCGGCGACAAGCAGTGGTTCGTCGGCCCGCGCTTCACGTGGTGA
- a CDS encoding primosomal protein N': MSSDNTLFRVALPVPLARLFDYRAPEGARADATQIGGRVRVPFGSRELIGVVAEVGPADEAARDLKAALALLDDPPLLQGELLDSLRWLARYVHAPLGEVLATALPAALRQGAPLPETDAIVWHLVSGALEQIKRDGAPRRLAALLDTQPLTEDALDDAMPGWRAAARTLATRGLARSVREAPSHIPAGGRAGHALNDAQRAAADTIAAIDGFGAVLLDGVTGSGKTEVYLDAIAACLARDRQALVLVPEIGLTPQTLARFRARLGVEVHALHSGLNDTARARVWAAAWRGDARVIVGTRSAIFTPLPRAGLIVVDEEHDGSYKQQDGIRYHARDFALVRGKALGVPVVLGSATPSLESLHNALTERYVHVRLPQRAGDARPPTVRVLDVRKRALDAGLSPELIAKLRATVEAGGQALVFRNRRGYAPVLLCHDCGWSAQCTRCETPMTVHGGGRRLQCHHCGARRPAPQACPDCGGLALQPQGVGTERLEERLLELFPEVPVLRVDRGSTRRRDALETMLGELGDRAGILVGTQMLAKGHDLPNLTLVAVVGIDEGLFSADFRASEKLAQLLIQVAGRAGRARKAGEVWLQTHHPTHPLLQTLIAGGYPAFAEAELAEREVAGFPPFAHLALLRAEAKHIDPVMRFLESAKRAFADAGVAGVEVHGPLPAPMPRRAGFQRAQVLVSSPQRRALHAALERAVPLLRETPEGKRLRWSLDVDPVDLY; this comes from the coding sequence ATGTCCTCCGACAACACCCTCTTCCGTGTCGCGCTGCCTGTGCCGTTGGCGCGCCTGTTCGACTACCGCGCGCCCGAGGGCGCGCGCGCCGACGCGACGCAGATCGGCGGCCGCGTGCGCGTGCCGTTCGGTTCGCGGGAACTCATCGGTGTCGTGGCGGAGGTCGGACCCGCGGATGAGGCAGCGCGCGACCTGAAGGCGGCGCTCGCGCTGCTCGACGATCCACCGCTGCTGCAGGGCGAGCTGCTGGACTCCCTGCGCTGGCTCGCGCGCTACGTGCATGCCCCGCTCGGCGAGGTGCTCGCCACCGCACTGCCGGCCGCGCTGCGCCAGGGCGCACCGCTGCCGGAGACCGACGCGATCGTCTGGCACCTGGTGTCCGGTGCGCTCGAACAGATCAAACGCGACGGCGCACCCCGGCGACTGGCGGCGCTGCTCGACACGCAGCCGTTGACCGAAGACGCGCTCGACGACGCGATGCCGGGGTGGCGCGCCGCCGCGCGCACGCTCGCCACGCGCGGCTTGGCGCGGTCGGTGCGCGAAGCGCCATCGCATATCCCCGCAGGCGGCCGTGCCGGACACGCATTGAACGATGCACAGCGCGCGGCCGCCGATACGATCGCCGCGATCGACGGATTCGGCGCCGTGCTGCTCGATGGCGTGACCGGCAGCGGCAAGACCGAGGTGTACCTGGATGCGATCGCGGCGTGCCTGGCGCGCGATCGCCAGGCGCTGGTGCTCGTGCCCGAGATCGGCCTGACGCCGCAGACGCTGGCGCGCTTCCGCGCGCGCCTGGGCGTCGAGGTGCATGCCTTGCACTCCGGCCTCAACGACACCGCACGCGCGCGCGTGTGGGCCGCTGCGTGGCGCGGGGACGCGCGGGTGATCGTCGGCACGCGCTCGGCGATCTTCACGCCGTTGCCGCGCGCGGGCCTGATCGTCGTCGACGAGGAACACGACGGCAGCTACAAGCAACAGGACGGCATCCGCTACCACGCGCGCGACTTCGCACTGGTGCGCGGCAAGGCGCTGGGCGTGCCGGTCGTGCTCGGCAGCGCGACGCCGTCGCTGGAATCGCTGCACAACGCACTGACCGAGCGTTACGTGCACGTGCGCCTGCCGCAACGCGCCGGCGATGCGCGCCCGCCGACGGTGCGCGTGCTCGACGTGCGCAAGCGTGCGCTCGATGCCGGGCTCTCCCCCGAGTTGATCGCCAAGCTGCGTGCCACCGTGGAAGCCGGCGGCCAGGCGCTCGTGTTCCGCAATCGCCGCGGGTATGCGCCGGTGCTGCTCTGCCACGACTGCGGCTGGAGCGCGCAATGCACGCGCTGCGAAACGCCGATGACGGTGCACGGCGGTGGACGGCGCCTGCAGTGCCATCACTGCGGTGCGCGACGTCCTGCGCCGCAGGCCTGCCCGGATTGCGGCGGCCTGGCGTTGCAGCCGCAAGGCGTGGGCACCGAGCGGCTGGAAGAACGGCTGTTGGAACTGTTCCCCGAGGTGCCGGTGCTGCGCGTGGATCGCGGCAGCACGCGGCGGCGCGATGCGCTCGAAACGATGCTCGGCGAACTCGGCGACCGCGCCGGCATCCTGGTCGGCACGCAGATGCTCGCCAAAGGCCACGACCTGCCGAACCTCACGCTCGTGGCCGTGGTCGGCATCGACGAAGGCCTGTTCTCCGCCGACTTCCGCGCGAGCGAGAAGCTGGCGCAATTGCTGATCCAGGTCGCGGGTCGCGCAGGACGCGCGCGCAAGGCGGGCGAGGTGTGGTTGCAGACGCACCATCCGACGCATCCCTTGCTGCAGACGCTGATCGCGGGTGGTTATCCGGCCTTTGCCGAGGCGGAGCTCGCCGAACGCGAAGTCGCCGGTTTCCCACCCTTCGCACATCTCGCATTGCTGCGCGCGGAAGCCAAGCACATCGATCCGGTGATGCGTTTCCTCGAATCGGCGAAGCGGGCGTTTGCGGACGCGGGTGTCGCCGGCGTCGAGGTGCATGGTCCGCTGCCGGCGCCGATGCCGCGGCGCGCGGGCTTCCAACGCGCGCAGGTGCTGGTGTCCTCGCCGCAGCGACGCGCGTTGCATGCGGCGCTGGAGCGTGCAGTGCCGCTCCTGCGCGAGACGCCGGAGGGCAAACGTTTGCGGTGGTCGCTGGACGTGGACCCGGTCGACCTCTACTAG
- the rpoH gene encoding RNA polymerase sigma factor RpoH: MTQVTTSNALIANNLPIPSALGSLDAYIGAVHQIPVLSVEEEQALASRFRDGDDLDAAKQLVLSHLRFVVHVARGYNGYGLQMGDLIQEGNIGLMKAVKRFDPTVGVRLVSFAVHWIRAEMHEFILKNWRIVKVATTKAQRKLFFNLRKSKTRLGWMNAEEVRAVAQDLNVSEREVMEMEARLSGRDIGFDAPASEDDDHGPPAPVAYLMANDEDPSQAYERADSEDNQLELLREGLSRLDARSRDIVKRRWLDPDSKVTLQELADEYGVSAERIRQVEANALKKMRALFTA; this comes from the coding sequence ATGACTCAAGTGACCACCTCCAACGCGCTCATCGCCAACAACCTCCCGATCCCGAGTGCCCTGGGTTCGCTGGACGCCTACATCGGCGCCGTGCACCAGATCCCGGTGTTGTCGGTCGAGGAAGAGCAGGCCCTCGCTTCGCGTTTCCGCGACGGCGACGACCTCGACGCAGCCAAGCAGCTCGTGCTCTCGCACCTGCGCTTCGTCGTGCACGTCGCACGTGGCTACAACGGCTACGGCCTGCAGATGGGCGACCTCATCCAGGAAGGCAACATCGGCCTGATGAAGGCGGTGAAGCGCTTCGACCCGACGGTCGGCGTGCGCCTGGTCAGCTTCGCGGTCCACTGGATCCGCGCCGAGATGCACGAGTTCATCCTCAAGAACTGGCGCATCGTGAAGGTCGCGACCACCAAGGCGCAGCGCAAGCTGTTCTTCAACCTGCGCAAGAGCAAGACGCGCCTGGGTTGGATGAATGCCGAGGAAGTCCGCGCCGTCGCGCAGGACCTCAATGTCTCCGAACGCGAAGTGATGGAGATGGAAGCGCGCCTGTCGGGTCGCGACATCGGTTTCGATGCGCCCGCCAGCGAGGACGACGACCACGGCCCGCCCGCGCCCGTCGCCTACCTCATGGCGAACGACGAAGACCCGTCGCAGGCCTACGAGCGTGCCGACAGCGAAGACAACCAGCTCGAACTGCTGCGCGAAGGCCTGTCGCGCCTGGACGCGCGCTCGCGCGACATCGTCAAGCGTCGTTGGCTCGATCCGGATAGCAAGGTGACGCTGCAGGAACTCGCGGACGAATACGGCGTGTCGGCCGAACGCATCCGCCAGGTCGAAGCGAATGCGCTGAAGAAGATGCGGGCGTTGTTCACCGCGTAA